The Pseudomonas fluorescens genome segment CGATCAGGCGTGCGAGAGCGTGTTGGAGCCCAATAACGCTGCCTGGCGCAAATAGCAATCCGTTGACATCATGAGTAACCGCCTCGGCGATTCCGGGTACATCGGACGCCACAACGGGACAACCGGCAGCCTGAGCCGAGTAGACAACAAGCGGGGTATTTTCATTCCAGACAGATGGCACTACCAGTGCATCCAGGCCACCCAACACGTTGAAAATGTCATCATTCGAAAATGTGCCGCAGAACGTCACCGACTCATTCCCATCCGACAGACGATGCAGTTTGGCTACATATTCCGGAAATTCGGTTTGTTTGCCGTATATCTTGAGATGCACCTCGCGGGAAGAGAACTGCTGCAGCGCCTCCAGCAACACATGGCAGCCTTTATGCGAGGCGAGCGTACCGATGAAACCCAATACCAGCGGCCTATCATTCAACGTCCGCTCGCGCACCACGACAGGCTGGGCCAGGTTGATGCCATACGACGACCTGACCATTATTTCGGATCGCACGCCGTTACGCAGAAGCAGTGACTCAATCATCCGATTGGGCGCAATGACAGCCTGCAGAAGATTCAACCGACGAATGTTGCGGTCAAGACGCTTATCGAGAGCACGCACCTCACCCACGAACGAAACCGTTGGAATCCGAGGAGAACGAGCCAGACGCACCAAACTATCGCTGACACTGTCGGGAATTGCACTGACCAGAGTCGCGATTCGACCGGGCAGCAGATTGGCCGCGAAATGCACCGCACAATTTCCCGCGTCCGGACTCGGCCCGGCACAGGTCTGCCCGCCGCAGCGCAGCAACTGCCCAGTGGGACAAATACTCCAGAAGTCGGTCGGCGTGTAATAAGCAGGCACACCTGCCATCACGGCCTTTTCAATCAGTCCGGTGCCGAGGCGGTTAAGGTGAAAGAAGTGCACAACGTCCGGCTGGAACTCTTTCAGCAATTGCTGAAAAAAGTCCGCAGCCAGATGGTTATCATAGCCAATTTCGATTTTCGACGTCTGATCACCCATCGGCACATATGCGTGCCGAAATCGGTCCACCAGAAGCCCGTCGTAATGATATTGGTCGAATCGCTCTTGATCCGTCAGCGCTTCAGTGGCCGGAAAACCTGTGAAGATCCTTACCTCATGCCCCCGCCCCTTCAGCTCGCGAGCGACGGACAGAGTCAGAACTTCGGTGCCTGCAGAAAATTCCGGAAAAAACTGATGTACGGTGAGCAGTACCTTCATTCGAGGTTGCAGCCAGCATTGCTGGAGAGCAAAAGGCAGCTCACCCGATAACCCTCACTTCTGCGATTCTTTCTTGGCCCATTCAAACGTTCTGAAGATACCGTCTTTCATGGAAATCCTGGGCGACCATCCGAGATCATCCTGCGCCAATTTATTGCACAACACACTCACGGGTACATCGAAAGAACGCCCAGGCTTGTAGTTTCTGGCAACCGGGGCGCCGCTGACCTCTTCGATCATCGACATGAGGCTGTTCAAACTTGTACCGATACCCGAACTGATATTGAAAACACTGGTTTCGCCGGTGTAGGTCACCGCTTTTGCAAATGCCTCCGCCACGTCGCTGACATGAAGAAAATCGCGCTGGACGTTGCCGTCTCCCCAGATTTCGATCGGCGTGCCCTTCAATACATTATGAATGAACACACCCACAGCACCTTGGGCTGTTTCCACGCGCTGGCGCTCGCCATACGGATTGGCAACCCGCAGAGACACTTGTTTAATGCCATGAAGGTGGCTGTATAGATGCAAATATTTCTCGATGGCCAACTTGGTTATGCCATAAGAAACCTCTGGATCAGTCGGATGTTTCTCATCAATAGGAATGTACTTCGGAGCGCCGTAAACAGTCCCGCCCGACGAAATGAAAACAATTCGACCGACCTTTTTTTCAACCATGGCATCAAGCAATTGCAAAGTTGCAATTACGTTGCTTTGCACATCATAGATCGGGTTTTCATTCGAGCTTTTTGGCAAGGTCGTCGAAACAAGATGCAAAACAACATCAACGCCGTCGATTGCCTCTTTGATACTACTGATATCCGACAGATCACCCGTCATCCACTCGACTTGCTCATCAGGCAGAAACGCACGATAGGCAGGCACTCTCGGGCGTTCGAAAACGCGGATCGAATGCTTATCCTGTAACAAACGATCAACGATAGTCGATCCGATAAAGCCGCCGCCGCCAAACACTGTGATTTTCATAAAAACTCTCGACTAACATCGAAACTGTCGAAAAAACATTGACGTTAATCTGCAATAAAAAAGACGAAAAACCTACCACACAAGCAGAAACGCGTCAAGAAACAGACACTTTCAACCTTCGCGCAACCCTCCTGATTAAAGGCCTGTTGAAAATGAACTTGGCCCAGCGATTTCGACGCACCTTCGCTATCAGGAAAGCAAGAATACCTTGATTGAATGGAGCAGCGGTCTGTGCTTCATTCGTCAGACAGTGCGTTGAGTACAGATGATCGAGATAGGAAGTGACTCGTCTGTTTTCCAACGCATTCGTCGCTATTTCTCTGGCCAACCCCAGCGGCAAAAATGGTTGAGACGAATGCTTTCTGTTGGCTCGTGCCTCATCCATGATTTCCAGCCACTGACGACTGGTTGCAGCGGCAGTATAGTTCGCCTCAATCAACTGCCGACAGGCCAGCGCCTTGCGACGACGTGTCTCGGCGTCCGCCGCCAACTCTTGAAGCACCTGCACATAACGAGCGACTTCATCCTCGCCATGCTGGACCAGGTATCCGGTTTCCACACCCACCAACTCGTCCTGGCCACCCACATCAGCCACAACCGGAACCACACCCGCCGCCATGGATTCGATAAGCGCAACCGAAATGCCTTCATATTCGGATGGCATCAACAAGACGTCGGACACTGCCAGCAGGGAAAGCCAGTCAGCATGAGCCTTCGCCCCCAGCACCCGTACCTCTGTGCCCAGGTCATACTGCGCGATCAGACTTTCAAACGCAGGGCGCAGCTCCCCCTCGCCAATGACCAAGGCATTGAAGCGAACCCCCTTCTGCTTCGCCACGCTTAAAATCTCGGCAAGCTTCAGTGGCCGCTTCTGATCACACATACGACCGGCAAAAATAATGGTGAGAGCCTGCTCATCCAAAGCAAAACCGCGCAATACAGCACCGCGCTCGCCTTCGGACAGGGACACCGGATGAGATTTGATTCCCGTATACATCACTCGAATCTTTTCCGGATCGGCGCCGAGCCTCTCCATCCAATCGGACAAGTGACGCGTGCTCACCACATTCAGATCAAGCGCGTCCTGGTAACCAACCGCGAATCGCGGGTGCCCACCATTGAGCCAATGCATCTCTTCGGTATGGCACAAATCCACAAACGCCGTTTCAGGCGCCATGGTGCGCAAGTAAGGCAAAAGCTGATAGCCCAATGTACTGCCGGCGATCAGTACCGTGTCGATGCTCCGGGATTCAATCAGATACAAAATAAAGCGTGGAAAATCCGACAAAGACAGAAAATTCGGCAGCACGAAAACATCACGAGTCAATTCGGCAAACTTTCCGAGCCAGCGATGATCTGCTTCCAGGGTCGCGCACACAGTGACATCAGCGCCACCAGCAACCAGGCCTTCGATAAGGTCAATATTGACCCGATCAGCCCCCCCTTCAACCATCCACGGCAAGAGAAACATGACCCGCCGGCCACTTGCATTGCGCTTGAGCGGGTTGCGGAAAGGAAACGCAACCGGCAACGTTTCATAGGCTGAAGGAAAACGCCGATTGACCTGTGGAATTGCCTTACCGGCCTTTATCTGGTCAGAATCAACATCATGCCCCACCTCCGAGAAAGCGCACCACTGCAGATACTCGGGAATCGTGTATCCCCAATACCCCTTGTCAGCCAGGCAAGAAAGCATCGCGAGCGGATCTCGACCGTCAGACAAAATCGCGATATCGGAGAAAGTCTCCAACAACACCGAACTGCGGAATACCGCCGCTCTGACCCTCAATTGAGCACTGGCAAGGTAATGTTTACCCTCACTCAAATGATGGTTGATCAACCACCTATGCTCGCCCGGAATCATTCCCAAGGAGTTGCAAAAAGCAAATTCCGGATTCGATACCAAGGACCAGATGGCCTTTTCGATAAACGTTGATTTCAGTTGAGTTTTGGCATCCACCAGCACCACGTAATCAAATGCAGACCAAACCGCACTTGTGGATGCACACTCGGCACGTGGGCGTAAAAGAACGCGCTCATCTTTCGCAACTTCAGCAATAAACGCCGCACTCAACTGTTCATCCGAGTTGCCGTCGTAACAAACTAGCCACTGCCAACTTTGAAAGGTCTGCACCCGCAGTGACTTGTAAACACCTGACAAATCACATGCGCGCTCACTTGCCAAACTGACAACAAGAACAGGCGCAGCCTGCCCCCCTTCGGCTTGAGCAGCTACGTAATCATTAGCCAGTGCGACCGTACCACAATAGCTGGAGAAATCCGGCGGTGTTGAGTTTTGCATAACAAGACCTACTTCCCTGCGCCAAGACGCTGGAGGCTCTTCAGAAATTTTACGAATGAAAACCCATCGACATCTCGAAGCTTCAGGAACGGCTTCTCAACCAAGCGATAAGTCAAATAAGCGAGCAGGTAAACACACAGAGTGAATATTGGATAAACGATCCAGGGATTATTATATATAGCCTCATGCAACCCAAATCTGTTCAACACCGAAATCACCAGGGTGAAGGCAAAAATATGCCCAAGGTAGATCGAGTAGGAGACCAGGCTCGTAAACTTGACAAAACGGTTGAGTAATTGCGAACGCGAAGGACGCAAATGGAAGAATGCGGGAATCAGAGCAGCAAAAAAAATCGCGGAACAGGAGAAAAACACTGACTGCAAAACTTTGTCATTTAACGTCCAAGGCACTCCCTGCTTTGTCAGAACAATGATGCCGACTACAAATGCCAAAGGGATATACCAAAAGCGGATAATCCGATCAAACAACGGTTTATGCCACGTATAGAGATAAGCCACCAGCACACCGAACCCAATGGCATCCAGACGATAGAGAACCACATAGCGGGCATCGTCATACCTGACCGGCTGGATTGGCATGCCAACACGGGCAAGAAACGGAACCACGATAAAAACCGCGATCGTTATCATCGCCGCCCGTTTTACGCTGGCGCCAAAACCGATCATCAGCAATATGAGCAAAGGGAACGTATAGTAAAACCATTCTTCTACAGCCAAGCTCCACGACAATCGATAAAAGTCTGTCATGGTCCAGGCGAAATTCTGAGCAAACACCAAGTATCGAAATTGCTCGCCGAAGGTCGTTGCACCTTGCCAGTCAAACTTCAACGAAACAAAGAAAAAGAACACGTAAAGCGGCAATGTTCTCATCCATCGGCGATACCAGAAGTTCGTGAGCCCTGCCGTTTTCGTTTCACCCCAACGCGCGGCCTCTTTAAGCAGAATTCGACCGATCAGGAAACCACTCAGGCAAAAAAACAAATCCACACCAAAAATGGCCAGAAATGCGAAATTTGACAGAATTGGGCTGGGAAGAGAGTGCCCCAGCATATGCCCGAATACGACAAGCAGGCATGCAAGCGTCCGACAGACATCAAGTCCGAAAGAACGATTGGGATCCGCAACAGCTGTGCTCATATCAATTCACTACCGAAGACTATTTGTTAAAGGAGACCTGCTTGTCCCAGAGGATTTCGCAGCAGTTGCCCTGCGGCGAACGGAACTGGCCAACCGCAACCCGATCAACGGTTGAAAGCCCGTACGCAACCTCATAGCGACAGTAAGCAATCCCCGATCGCGTCTCCGTGGACGTAGGCTTGAGGGAATTCAGGTTGAAATCCTTGTTGATAAAGCCTTCTGCCCCCGCCTTTGAGGTGTCTCGTGGATAAATATGGAGAAAAAAGTTATCCGGAACCTGAGCAACATCGCAGCCTTTGAGCTCCAGCTTGAGGGCATTGCTGACGACATCCAGCGTCACGTGATCCGAAACCGCTATCGACGCAGCACGTTCAACAGGCGCCTCGGTATCTCCCCAACGGGTAAAATACAAAACGCCGGCCGCCAAACAGATAAAAAAAGAAACAGAACTCAGAATCTTCAGGTCAATCTTCACTCAGTGCCTCTACTTCACAAACAATAAAACCAGCGACACCCTCGGTTCCATATCAAAGAGAGTCACTGGTTACGGCGCCGCAGCGCTGGAAAATTCGGTGCGCCGCGTCAGACGGCGCCTAGCTTACGAAGAAACTTACCCACCAGAGCTCGCCATCCAGTAGCAACAGCAACCGCAGGCTGCTCGGTGATCACTGCCGGGCTAAAAAAATCTTCTTTACCCGTAAGCCCGATGAAGTCCAGGTAATTGAAGCCATGCAGCGCTTCAATCTGCA includes the following:
- a CDS encoding glycosyltransferase, with translation MKVLLTVHQFFPEFSAGTEVLTLSVARELKGRGHEVRIFTGFPATEALTDQERFDQYHYDGLLVDRFRHAYVPMGDQTSKIEIGYDNHLAADFFQQLLKEFQPDVVHFFHLNRLGTGLIEKAVMAGVPAYYTPTDFWSICPTGQLLRCGGQTCAGPSPDAGNCAVHFAANLLPGRIATLVSAIPDSVSDSLVRLARSPRIPTVSFVGEVRALDKRLDRNIRRLNLLQAVIAPNRMIESLLLRNGVRSEIMVRSSYGINLAQPVVVRERTLNDRPLVLGFIGTLASHKGCHVLLEALQQFSSREVHLKIYGKQTEFPEYVAKLHRLSDGNESVTFCGTFSNDDIFNVLGGLDALVVPSVWNENTPLVVYSAQAAGCPVVASDVPGIAEAVTHDVNGLLFAPGSVIGLQHALARLIGEERLLEELSANSMPPKSVSVYVDELFQIWNSSM
- a CDS encoding NAD-dependent epimerase/dehydratase family protein, with translation MKITVFGGGGFIGSTIVDRLLQDKHSIRVFERPRVPAYRAFLPDEQVEWMTGDLSDISSIKEAIDGVDVVLHLVSTTLPKSSNENPIYDVQSNVIATLQLLDAMVEKKVGRIVFISSGGTVYGAPKYIPIDEKHPTDPEVSYGITKLAIEKYLHLYSHLHGIKQVSLRVANPYGERQRVETAQGAVGVFIHNVLKGTPIEIWGDGNVQRDFLHVSDVAEAFAKAVTYTGETSVFNISSGIGTSLNSLMSMIEEVSGAPVARNYKPGRSFDVPVSVLCNKLAQDDLGWSPRISMKDGIFRTFEWAKKESQK
- a CDS encoding glycosyltransferase family 4 protein encodes the protein MQNSTPPDFSSYCGTVALANDYVAAQAEGGQAAPVLVVSLASERACDLSGVYKSLRVQTFQSWQWLVCYDGNSDEQLSAAFIAEVAKDERVLLRPRAECASTSAVWSAFDYVVLVDAKTQLKSTFIEKAIWSLVSNPEFAFCNSLGMIPGEHRWLINHHLSEGKHYLASAQLRVRAAVFRSSVLLETFSDIAILSDGRDPLAMLSCLADKGYWGYTIPEYLQWCAFSEVGHDVDSDQIKAGKAIPQVNRRFPSAYETLPVAFPFRNPLKRNASGRRVMFLLPWMVEGGADRVNIDLIEGLVAGGADVTVCATLEADHRWLGKFAELTRDVFVLPNFLSLSDFPRFILYLIESRSIDTVLIAGSTLGYQLLPYLRTMAPETAFVDLCHTEEMHWLNGGHPRFAVGYQDALDLNVVSTRHLSDWMERLGADPEKIRVMYTGIKSHPVSLSEGERGAVLRGFALDEQALTIIFAGRMCDQKRPLKLAEILSVAKQKGVRFNALVIGEGELRPAFESLIAQYDLGTEVRVLGAKAHADWLSLLAVSDVLLMPSEYEGISVALIESMAAGVVPVVADVGGQDELVGVETGYLVQHGEDEVARYVQVLQELAADAETRRRKALACRQLIEANYTAAATSRQWLEIMDEARANRKHSSQPFLPLGLAREIATNALENRRVTSYLDHLYSTHCLTNEAQTAAPFNQGILAFLIAKVRRNRWAKFIFNRPLIRRVARRLKVSVS
- a CDS encoding acyltransferase family protein; this translates as MSTAVADPNRSFGLDVCRTLACLLVVFGHMLGHSLPSPILSNFAFLAIFGVDLFFCLSGFLIGRILLKEAARWGETKTAGLTNFWYRRWMRTLPLYVFFFFVSLKFDWQGATTFGEQFRYLVFAQNFAWTMTDFYRLSWSLAVEEWFYYTFPLLILLMIGFGASVKRAAMITIAVFIVVPFLARVGMPIQPVRYDDARYVVLYRLDAIGFGVLVAYLYTWHKPLFDRIIRFWYIPLAFVVGIIVLTKQGVPWTLNDKVLQSVFFSCSAIFFAALIPAFFHLRPSRSQLLNRFVKFTSLVSYSIYLGHIFAFTLVISVLNRFGLHEAIYNNPWIVYPIFTLCVYLLAYLTYRLVEKPFLKLRDVDGFSFVKFLKSLQRLGAGK